The proteins below are encoded in one region of Hordeum vulgare subsp. vulgare chromosome 3H, MorexV3_pseudomolecules_assembly, whole genome shotgun sequence:
- the LOC123445250 gene encoding AF4/FMR2 family member lilli-like, with amino-acid sequence MDVVVVGLASPPPESGRSSPSPTASPEFEFWMVGKNPGSFPSPALLTADQLFSDGIVLPLHTLQAPPAGPDADQHQGQDQAAVEDADQDQDADVNEPSDPPEQEGEAAEQVQPLAEACAVPTPDLPAVTFKWKDIFKATGESKERAKKAERRVSSVSGNAELININIWPFSRSRSAGHSTSGAGAGASSKAKATNPSNGNASAAAASAPSAAAPATAAGRKVSSAPCSRSNSRGETSGTVAPAVAIAAAAEKAAAQAPATSMLRRWVPGGQGRAGLSANGIRLGRASPVWQLRRNKLQQQQQAAAEQKQNINATATATASGKNKAVAEVDAATSQGQADAGKEDAAATSGEAPATVSAPAAACRNNAVCAEVAGEECVPPQGLFGLRTFFSKKVY; translated from the coding sequence atggacgtcgtcgtcgtcgggctGGCGTCCCCCCCGCCCGAGTCCGGccgctcctcgccgtcgccgaccGCGTCGCCCGAGTTCGAGTTCTGGATGGTGGGCAAGAACCCGGGCTCCTTCCCCTCCCCCGCCCTGCTCACCGCCGACCAGCTCTTCTCCGACGGCATTGTCCTCCCGCTCCACACCCTCCAGGCCCCTCCCGCTGGCCCCGACGCCGACCAACACCAAGGCCAAGACCAAGCCGCCGTGGAAGACGCCGACCAAGACCAAGATGCCGACGTCAACGAGCCCTCCGACCCGCCGGAGCAGGAAGGGGAGGCTGCCGAGCAGGTCCAGCCGCTCGCGGAGGCCTGCGCCGTCCCGACGCCGGACCTCCCCGCCGTCACCTTCAAGTGGAAGGACATCTTCAAGGCCACCGGCGAATCCAAGGAGCGCGCCAAGAAGGCGGAGCGCCGCGTCAGCAGCGTCAGCGGCAACGCCGAGCTCATCAACATCAACATATGGCCCTTCTCCCGGAGCCGCTCCGCTGGCCACTCTAcctccggcgccggcgccggcgctagCAGCAAGGCCAAGGCGACCAACCCCAGCAACGGCAACGCCAGTGCCGCTGCTGCCAGCGCACCCTCGGCGGCGGCTCCCGCGACGGCGGCAGGGCGCAAGGTGAGCAGCGCGCCGTGCTCCCGCAGCAACTCCCGCGGCGAGACCTCCGGGACGGTGGCCCCGGCCGTCGCCATCGCGGCGGCAGCTGAAAAGGCCGCTGCTCAAGCGCCCGCCACGTCCATGTTGAGGCGGTGGGTTCCCGGCGGTCAGGGCAGAGCGGGCCTGAGCGCCAACGGCATCCGCCTGGGCAGAGCCAGCCCCGTCTGGCAGCTGAGGCGCAACAAgctacaacagcagcagcaagccgCCGCGGAGCagaagcagaacatcaacgcaaCCGCAACCGCCACCGCCAGCGGCAAGAACAAGGCCGTCGCCGAGGTCGACGCCGCGACGAGCCAAGGCCAAGCGGACGCCGGTAAAGAAGACGCGGCGGCGACGTCAGGTGAAGCGCCGGCGACCGTGAGCGCGCCAGCCGCCGCGTGCCGGAACAACGCGGTCTGCGCGGAAGTCGCCGGCGAGGAGTGCGTGCCGCCGCAGGGGCTGTTCGGCCTCCGCACCTTCTTCTCCAAGAAGGTGTACTGA